In Tachysurus vachellii isolate PV-2020 chromosome 1, HZAU_Pvac_v1, whole genome shotgun sequence, a genomic segment contains:
- the LOC132840448 gene encoding ADP-ribosylation factor-like protein 14, giving the protein MGLHGSKFPPEVRILMLGLDGSGKSTLLYKLKYNEAVVTVPTVGFNVEMLETKDKGFVLTVWDVGGQHMMRVHWEHYYEDTAGLVFVVDSKDKMRMAEAKQELEKILGNKSLKGLPLIVLANKQDLPGAASAGDVAEILNLKEICGNRHWFLQSCSAKTGAGLEECFRMMAHFLKTAGTEGEEYLQGGRKTFKAKTQQDYW; this is encoded by the coding sequence ATGGGACTGCATGGCTCTAAATTTCCTCCAGAAGTTCGGATTCTAATGCTGGGCCTCGATGGATCTGGAAAGTCCACCCTGCTCTACAAGCTGAAATACAACGAGGCCGTTGTGACCGTTCCCACCGTTGGATTCAACGTGGAGATGCTGGAGACCAAAGACAAGGGCTTTGTGCTGACTGTGTGGGATGTCGGGGGCCAGCATATGATGAGGGTGCACTGGGAGCACTACTATGAGGACACAGCCGgtttggtgtttgtggtggACAGCAAGGACAAGATGCGGATGGCCGAGGCAAAGCAGGAACTAGAGAAGATCCTGGGGAATAAGAGTCTGAAAGGCCTTCCGTTGATTGTGCTAGCCAACAAGCAAGACTTGCCAGGAGCCGCAAGTGCCGGAGATGTGGCAGAGATCTTGAACTTGAAGGAGATTTGTGGCAACAGACACTGGTTTCTTCAGTCATGTTCTGCCAAGACCGGTGCCGGTTTGGAGGAGTGCTTCAGGATGATGGCTCACTTTCTTAAGACTGCAGGAACAGAAGGAGAGGAATATTTACAGGGAGGAAGGAAAACATTTAAAGCGAAGACACAGCAGGATTACTGGTGA